The following are encoded together in the Lathyrus oleraceus cultivar Zhongwan6 chromosome 3, CAAS_Psat_ZW6_1.0, whole genome shotgun sequence genome:
- the LOC127125594 gene encoding uncharacterized protein LOC127125594, which yields MGNAHSPPTDPQYVSASRAFTQKGLEDLKSLFNSLASQSQSNGEYISPSIFQSYFKLHGPIGERMFDLVTQERKDQKLTFEDLVITKATYEKGTKDEIEEFIFRFLDVSGDNFVGRSDLESVMNAIFTDILCIEGSEVGSSSHQDIVNIFLSAANFSIHDEKCSEKAMSFEDFRSWSSHLPTVRKLLGSLLLPPDSGRPGTQIPNLLTPKDIDSNTVLLRKEYAWHIGGALSQHELEDWKLLYHSSVNGLSFNTFLGNISNHKGPTVLIIKDKDGYIYGGYASQQWERHAEFYGDMKCYLFQLNPKASIFRPTGANTNLQWCAVNFSSEDIPNGIGFGGKVNHLGLFISANFDQGHTFSSSTFGNPSLSKTNRIIPETIECWGVTQGVQNKTDGAKGSVLERFKEDRHMLNMVGLANSSE from the exons ATGGGTAACGCTCACTCTCCTCCCACTGATCCTCAATACGTTTCAGCATCCAG AGCTTTTACTCAAAAGGGACTTGAAGACCTAAAATCACTCTTCAATTCTTTAGCATCTCAATCACAGAGCAATGGTGAATACATTTCTCCTTCAATTTTTCAG TCATATTTCAAACTCCATGGCCCTATTGGAGAAAGGATGTTTGATTTAGTTACTCAGGAGCGGAAGGATCAAAAGTTAACTTTTGAAGACCTTGTAATTACTAAA GCTACTTATGAGAAAGGAACAAAAGATGAAATTGAAGAATTTATATTTCGGTTTTTAGATGTATCTGGGGATAATTTTGTAGGAAG GTCTGATTTGGAATCAGTTATGAATGCTATCTTTACCGATATATTATGCATAGAAGGTTCTGAAGTTGGATCAAGTTCGCATCAAGATATTGTCAACATATTTCTGAGTGCTGCCAATTTCTCCATACATGATGAAAAGTGCTCTGAGAAGGCTATGTCTTTTGAAGATTTCAGAAGTTGGAGTTCTCATCTGCCAACTGTGAGGAAGCTTCTTGGAAGCTTGCTTTTGCCTCCTGATTCAG GACGACCAGGTACTCAAATTCCTAATCTACTGACCCCGAAGGATATTGATTCTAACACTGTACTTTTGAGAAAGGAGTATGCTTGGCATATAGGAGGAGCACTTTCTCAGCACGAGCTGGAAGATTGGAAGCTTTTGTATCACAGTTCTGTTAATGGTCTTAGTTTCAATACATTCTTGGGAAACATTTC AAACCACAAAGGCCCAACTGTGCTAATTATTAAGGATAAAGATGGTTATATATATGGAGGATATGCTTCTCAACAATGGGAGCGGCATGCTGAATTTTATGGAGACATGAAATGTTACCTTTTTCAACTAAATCCAAAGGCATCTATATTTAGGCCGACTGGAGCAAACACTAATCTACAATGG TGTGCTGTCAACTTCAGTTCAGAGGACATTCCAAATGGCATTGGTTTTGGAGGAAAAGTAAATCACTTAGGGTTATTTATCTCAGCAAACTTTGATCAAGGACATACATTTTCATCTTCAACATTTGGTAACCCTAGCCTCTCCAAAACTAACCGAATAATACCTGAAACAATAGAATGCTGGGGAGTGACTCAAGGTGTACAAAACAAGACTGATGGTGCTAAGGGAAGTGTACTTGAGAGGTTTAAGGAAGATCGGCATATGCTCAATATGGTAGGGCTAGCGAATTCGAGCGAGTAA